The DNA region GCGGCTTCCCCGCTGCTGCGGCTTCCCCGCTGCTGCGGCTTCCCCGCTGCTGCGGCTTCCCCGCTGCTGCGGCTTCCCCGCTGCTGCCGAAAGCCGTTTAACGAAAACCCTTATACCAGTGCATCGGGCGGCACGATGTCCTTGCCGTATGTCTTTTTCAACTCCATGAGTTTGTGTTTCTGGTCCTTGAGAATAAGGAAGAACTCGTCGGGTATATTGTCTTCTTGCGAATAGATTTTTTCCATCCGCTCCAGTTTTTCGATCCATTTCGTGATACGTATGCTGAATTGTTTTGTATAGGATTCCCGTGTGTATGTTTTATTGAATACCTGAGTGAACAGCCCGGTGAGATCTTCATATTTCGGGATGAGTCCGATGGGTGTGCTGATCGCGCCGTATTCACTATGAACCCTTCCTTCCATCCATAACAGCCATACTTTTTTGTCGACTTTGTGATTGAGAAACTTGCCGTCTTCCTTGAGGAAATAATTGGTTGCGAAAACAAGCGGTGGAGAACTCAAAGCGTTGCCGAACCGGATATGGTTCCTGATATACGTACCGAGGGGAACGACCAGAAAATCCATATTTGCCATGGGGCTGAAAGACCGGACACCTTCAGCTCCCAGGGTGGCCGCCGTTGTTTCGGATTCTATCGTCGCGCCGATGAAAACACCGTGCACCCAGTTGAGACTCTGGTAGACCGGCACCGACGTATCCGAATCACGGCCCCCGTAAATGACGCCGCTCACGGGAACACCCTCGGGATTATCCAGATTCGGGTCCGCGTTTTCGAGTTCCTGTATCCTCATGGTATAGCGCGCGTTTTTATGGGCGTGGCCGATCTGTTTACCTTCCCGGTCCTTGTCGCCGAGTCTCCAGTTTTCACCGTAGTGATTCATTCCTTCAGAAGGCAGTTCCCTGCCCATATTGATCCAGTAGGGAACGCCGTCTTTCACCAGAACATTCGAGAATATCAATTCTCTGGGTGTCGTCAATGTTTCATAGATAAGCGGGTCGTCTTCAGGATTCACATCCGTAATGATGCCGAAAATACCCTGTTCGATATTGACCGCGTACGCCGTGTCGTTTCGGGATTTTAGGTATGCGATGTCGTCACCGACGATCGTCTGGCCCGGAATCATGGCCGTCGATGTTTTGCCGCACGCGCTCGGGTATGCGCCCGCGAAATAGGTGATTCGCTTTTTACCGGCGGGCTGTGCCCCCATGAGAAACATGTGTTCGGCGAGCCAGTCCTCCTGATTCGCCTTGTAAACGGCGAGACGGAGTGCGAGTTTTTTAAGGCCGAGGCTGTTTCCCGCATACTGATTGTTCACGGTAAGCACCTTGTTGCCCTTGAGATCGATATAGATTCGCCGTTTTTCGATATTTTTCGTTACCCCCCTCCCTTCGAGCTCGCCCGCCGAATGGATAAAATAAATGAAATTATCCGATCCGTTCAATTTTTTGAACTCTTCGTAGGCGGTTCTGTAGAGGATATCTTCACTGTGTGCAACGTAAAAGGAATCGGTAATCTGAAGGGCCAGTATCGAGAAGTCCGAACCGACCGGACCAAGACTGAAAAAACGGACGACGGCCTCTTTCCCTTTCATCGCCCCCTCCATGATGTCATGTACCTCTGCAAGTCCCGCTTCACGCTCCATGGTGTTGATGACCTTGCTCATTTTCATTTCCGGCGTTACCAGCACTTTCGTGTTTTTTTTGTCGCGTGCCTGATCATAATACCCGTCATAGTGGATGGTATGGCCTTTCATCGCGAGGGTCGTTTCCTCGCCCAGTTCGATGGCCTGTTTCCTGACATAGGCGATATCTTCGTTTTTATCCGTGATAACGGTCACTTTATCCGGTTTGAGAAGATTGACATAGGTTTCCACAATCTCAAGGATATGGGGATTATTGAGTGCTTCAAGCTTTTTTGTGTTCTCATCATCAAGAATTTTTTTATCGATCGTCATATAATTCTCCCTTCGGTTTATGATATCGTCTTTCTTTCACACCTGAAACCGGAGTTACTATTGGTGTTACATTAACGATAAGGCAGGCAGGGCTGCCGCCACGCAATGACTTAAAACATCCCGGACACTTACCGGGATGTACGTAAGTGGTAGCATGAAGCGTCGTGACCTGTCAAGAGGAAAAATCAACCTGTGCCGTTTTAAAGAAATTTCGATTCCGTTCATCCGGCCCTTGTCTATTTTTTATTATTCTATACAATTGAGGAAGAGACAGATGATAGCGATCGAAGGTGTAAGCAGATATTACGGAAAAGGCGATAAGCGGGTTTTAGCCGTTGACGACCTTACCCTGACAGTGAACAGGGGTGAGCTTTACGGGTTTCTCGGTCCGAATGGCGCGGGGAAAACGACGACGATTAAAATGCTCGCGGGGCTTCTTTCCCCCTCAAGCGGGACGATCCGTATCGGTGATTACGATGTGCGTCGTTGGAGTCTTAAAGTGAAATCGATGATCGGTTATGTACCCGAGGACCCGATCCTTTATGAGAGGATGACGGGAATACGATTTCTTGACTTTATCGCCGATGTTTTTTCCATGCCGATCGAAAGCAGAAAGATCATTGGGGAGCTTGCGGACTATTTCGAAATCGGCTGCGCCCTTAACGATCAGATATCTTCTTATTCTCACGGAATGCGTCAAAAGACAGCCATTATTGCCGCGATGATTCATGACCCGGACGTATTTATTCTGGATGAACCTATTATCGGTCTTGACCCGGCCGCTTCGTTTCGCCTGAAGGAAAAACTGAAATTCTTCTGCGGGCAGGGAAAGACAGTCTTTTTTTCGACCCATGTGATGGAGGTGGCTGAACGGCTTTGCGACCGGGTCGGAATTATCGACAAGGGCAGACTCGTCGCCGAAGGTACCATCGCGTCATTACGGGTCGGGGAGGGCAGAAAGCACGCGACCCTCGAACAGCTTTTTCTGGAGTTGACGGGTGAAGCTGATTAGCCTTGTCGCGGCCTTATTAAACGGGGTTGCCGGTTTACCGGGTACCCGCCTCACGGAACTGAAAAAACGCGGTTTGTTATGGGTGTTTCCCGTAGCCGCGGCCGGAATCCTCCTCCTTATGGGGACAATCGTCTTCTATCTTCTCAATCTGTATCAGGATTTGCTCCTCATCGGGATAGAGACGGGCAGGCCGGAGCTTGTTTTTTTCTATGCCATGCTCGGAAGCTGGATAATCCTGTTTCTTACAGGGATCCCCCTCTCGCTCTCCCTGTTCTATTATTCGACGGATACCGGACTTCTTCTTTCACTGCCGCTTTCTCCCCTGTTGATCGTCGCCTCACGGCTTGTGCTGCTTTTTATTCCGGCCATTCCGGTTAATATCCTCATCGTTGCGCCGGCTGTCGGCGTGTATACGGCCGGTGTTTCCATGTCATGGGAACTGGTCGTTTCGGGTTTCGTATTTCTTATTATCGGTCCTGTTTTCCCCCTCAGCCTGGCAATGCTTTTTACGGCCGGCCTTTCACGGGTTGTGAACCTCGGGAGATACAGAACCGCCCTTGAAGTCGGCGGGATGTTTTTCGCCCTCATCATGATGCTGGGTCTTCAGATTATCATTTCCCGCATCTCGACGGATGCACAAAGCATGTCGACTCCCGCCGGTCTTGCCCTTTTTTTCGACCGGATAATGACGGTTTTTCTTCCGATACGTCTGGCCGCCCTTTCCTTTTTCCCCGCAAAGGGCTTTCTTTTTCTCTTCATGTCTATCGGCCTTGACGGGTTCCTTTTCGGTATCATGCTTATGACAATGAGGTTGACATTTATCAAGAATTTCAGCGAGAGAATGGTTTCCGCCGGAAAAAAAGCCGGAAAACGGAAACCGGAAGTAAAAAAAAACCGCGGCCGTTCCGTCGTGATCGGTATTTTGAACAGGGAATGGCACGTGCTTTTTTCCAATTCAACCTTCATTTTTCAGACATTCGGTGAACTGGTTATCTTTCCGGTACTTCTTGTCATCGGGTATTGGGCAATACCCCAAGATATGCGGCGTCTTGTTATCGAAGGTATTTCCTCTTTCCCTTTTTCGGATCTTATTGTTTTCGGGGTGTGCGTGCTTTTGACCGGATTGAACGGCCTTTCGGCCACAAGCATTTCCCGTGAAGGGCATACATTCGCCCTCAATCTTTTCATCCCTGTTGAGGGAAGAAAACAAATCACGGCAAAGCTTTTGCTTCATTTATCGCTTTATATTCCCGTCTTTATCATCGATGCCCTTTTTCTCTCCCTGCTTTTGGGTGTACCGCTTTGGTTTTTGTTATATATGATACCCGGCGGGATTGTTTTTATCGTACTCGCCTTTTCAGCACACATTTTCATTGACCTCCTCCGTCCCCTGCTTGCATGGACGCACCCGATGCAGGCGGTCAAGAATAATGTCAATGTATTGATCGGAATGGGGGTGTCGTTCGCGTACTGCGGTTTCTTTGGGTCGGCGGGTTATGTGTGCGTCGTTTTATTCGGGATTCCTGCTGTTTTTTTTGCCGCGGGGCTTGTCCTTTTTGTCACTGTTCTGGACATTATCATTCTCCGGCTGCTTTTTATCTATGCGGATAAGCAATACGGGGGCGGATTCGAGATGGCATAGATGTATTCTACAATGAAATTGTGCTTTTTCGCTCTTATGTGTTTTTAGTAAAAATCCACCCGTTTTGCAGGTGGGTTTTTATTCTTTCCGCCATCACGTTTATATGTTCGGGACCTGTTCCGCAGCATCCCCCGACAATAGCGGCACCATTATCGATACATTCGATTATTCCATTCATGAAATCTTCGGGGTCCATTTCGAATACACTCAGATTATCTTTGAGTACCGGTTTTCCTGCGTCCGGTTGTATGATAACGGGCAATCGGGAGGCGCGGCTGAAATAGCCGGCTATCTTTGCCATTTCATGGGGTGACAATGACCCGCAATTCGCCCCGAGAATATCGGCGCCGTTGTCTTCCAACGCCCCGGTAATGTCCGAAACCGAATTACCCATTCCAGTACGGCCGCCTGTTTTTCCAGACGTGCGCCGGCTACATTCACCTCCCGAATATCGATGTTTATTCCGTGTGATTCACAATTGATACGATTCATCGTCAGGGTATTCGTTATGATAACATCGACGCCGCAAGTTATGTATTGACGATGAATTTCAATGACCTCATCCGGGTTTGATGGATTGTTCGTACCGCTCATCTCAAGGCCGCGTTTTGACAATTCGGTGCCCATAGCCCCGTCGATAATTATGATTTTTCTGTTTTTCAATACGCTTATGAAATCATGGTGGGGCATGATATTCTCCTTAAATAATCGCCTTGACAGTGTATTGTTTTTCGGCGTTTCACCGGTAATACGCGACCGCCCCTTCAAAGCCGCCATTGGGGGCGCCGTCTTGCACTAGATATATTCAGCCTTCTTCAAGACACACAATGCATCGGCGGTGACCCAGTCATTCGCTTTTCTTTTGCCCGTCCCTCCCCAGTCGACATAGTCATTGCCGGGCTTAATTTCATGTGAAGTTCTGTAGTATTTTTTTTCCGCCGGCCATCCCGTTCCGGGGATAAACTTGCTCGTCAGTAATTCAAGTGCGTCCGCACATCGTTTGTCTCCGACCAGATTCATTTCGGATAATATTTTCAGCATCCCGAGAATGTCGTAATGCCAGTAGAGGGGATAATGCAGACGGACAAACTCCCTGTCGATTATTTCTCCGGTCGCAAGCCTTTTGAATAACCGCCTCTTTAAAAACAACTCACTCGCGCGTAGCGCGCTCGATTTCGCCTTCTCGTCCTTGAAGGTTTCTGCGTATCGGTAAAGACCGCGCATCGGTATCGCCGTTTCGATGAACGAAGAGGTCGACGCCTGTGGTCTCTTGTCGCAATTCCATCCCCCGTCCGGCCATTGCCAGTGCATGAGGCGCTCCGCCAGATCGTGTAGCCTGTCGTCGAAGAGACCGAGGACTATCAGATAGTGGAGCGCATAACCTTGCTGGGATGCGCACCTCCTGTACCGGCCTTCCATGACCGGTACGCCTTGTTCCCTGTACGCATCC from Spirochaetales bacterium includes:
- a CDS encoding phosphoenolpyruvate carboxykinase (GTP), translating into MTIDKKILDDENTKKLEALNNPHILEIVETYVNLLKPDKVTVITDKNEDIAYVRKQAIELGEETTLAMKGHTIHYDGYYDQARDKKNTKVLVTPEMKMSKVINTMEREAGLAEVHDIMEGAMKGKEAVVRFFSLGPVGSDFSILALQITDSFYVAHSEDILYRTAYEEFKKLNGSDNFIYFIHSAGELEGRGVTKNIEKRRIYIDLKGNKVLTVNNQYAGNSLGLKKLALRLAVYKANQEDWLAEHMFLMGAQPAGKKRITYFAGAYPSACGKTSTAMIPGQTIVGDDIAYLKSRNDTAYAVNIEQGIFGIITDVNPEDDPLIYETLTTPRELIFSNVLVKDGVPYWINMGRELPSEGMNHYGENWRLGDKDREGKQIGHAHKNARYTMRIQELENADPNLDNPEGVPVSGVIYGGRDSDTSVPVYQSLNWVHGVFIGATIESETTAATLGAEGVRSFSPMANMDFLVVPLGTYIRNHIRFGNALSSPPLVFATNYFLKEDGKFLNHKVDKKVWLLWMEGRVHSEYGAISTPIGLIPKYEDLTGLFTQVFNKTYTRESYTKQFSIRITKWIEKLERMEKIYSQEDNIPDEFFLILKDQKHKLMELKKTYGKDIVPPDALV
- a CDS encoding ABC transporter ATP-binding protein; amino-acid sequence: MIAIEGVSRYYGKGDKRVLAVDDLTLTVNRGELYGFLGPNGAGKTTTIKMLAGLLSPSSGTIRIGDYDVRRWSLKVKSMIGYVPEDPILYERMTGIRFLDFIADVFSMPIESRKIIGELADYFEIGCALNDQISSYSHGMRQKTAIIAAMIHDPDVFILDEPIIGLDPAASFRLKEKLKFFCGQGKTVFFSTHVMEVAERLCDRVGIIDKGRLVAEGTIASLRVGEGRKHATLEQLFLELTGEAD
- a CDS encoding homocysteine S-methyltransferase family protein — translated: MEDNGADILGANCGSLSPHEMAKIAGYFSRASRLPVIIQPDAGKPVLKDNLSVFEMDPEDFMNGIIECIDNGAAIVGGCCGTGPEHINVMAERIKTHLQNGWIFTKNT
- a CDS encoding homocysteine S-methyltransferase family protein, whose product is MAALKGRSRITGETPKNNTLSRRLFKENIMPHHDFISVLKNRKIIIIDGAMGTELSKRGLEMSGTNNPSNPDEVIEIHRQYITCGVDVIITNTLTMNRINCESHGINIDIREVNVAGARLEKQAAVLEWVIRFRTLPGRWKTTAPIFSGRIAGHCHPMKWQR